One Endozoicomonas gorgoniicola DNA window includes the following coding sequences:
- a CDS encoding heavy metal-binding domain-containing protein — protein sequence MLKTTTPSVEGRPVKEYLGVVVGEAIVGANVFRDLFASIRDIVGGRSGAYEKELEKARETAFEDIETRAREVGANAIVGIDLDYEVVGEKGSMLMVSISGTAVML from the coding sequence ATGCTGAAAACAACCACACCTTCCGTGGAAGGCAGACCAGTCAAGGAGTATCTGGGCGTTGTCGTAGGGGAAGCTATTGTCGGTGCCAATGTGTTTCGGGATCTTTTCGCGAGCATCAGGGATATTGTGGGTGGCCGTTCTGGTGCTTACGAGAAAGAACTCGAAAAGGCACGGGAAACCGCCTTTGAAGATATTGAAACCAGAGCCCGGGAAGTGGGAGCCAATGCCATTGTGGGTATTGATCTGGATTACGAAGTTGTCGGTGAAAAAGGCAGTATGCTGATGGTCAGTATCAGCGGAACAGCGGTAATGCTGTAG
- a CDS encoding MFS transporter, producing the protein MNQSHQLSLLGKRRFLPFFATQFLGAFNDNIYKNTLLLMAAFAAAEQLPFDSDLFINLGAGLFILPFFIFSGIAGQMADKYEKSLIIRRVKLLEIAIMAVAAGFIISQNFLVLLILLFLMGTQSAFFGPVKYAIIPQHLHDDELVGGNALVEMGTFVAILLGTLGAGLLVELPQAHEWVAVSVVVLAILGWLCARQVPEAKASAPELEVSYNLFSQTRKIMRDAHGDKTVYISLVAISWFWAIGAAYLTQLPNLASQILSGSPQVVSIMLAMFTIGVAAGSLFCGRISHGRVEPGIVPLGAFGLSLFALDLFFAISPNSQEALLSVSEFIRIPANVRVLFDLAMIGFFGGLFIVPLYAMVQKRTDESRRARMIAALNVMNSSYMVGSAVFGMLFLGVANRTIEEFFLTLAVLHVTVCLLIFRTSPEFWQRFRIRFSR; encoded by the coding sequence ATGAACCAGAGCCATCAACTTTCCCTGCTTGGTAAACGACGGTTTTTACCTTTTTTCGCAACCCAGTTTCTGGGAGCATTTAACGACAATATCTATAAAAACACTCTGCTCCTGATGGCTGCATTTGCGGCTGCAGAACAGTTGCCGTTCGATTCTGACCTGTTCATCAACCTGGGTGCCGGCTTATTTATCCTGCCTTTTTTCATTTTTTCCGGAATTGCCGGCCAAATGGCAGACAAGTACGAAAAGTCGCTGATCATCCGCAGGGTTAAACTGCTGGAAATTGCGATTATGGCAGTGGCTGCCGGGTTTATTATCAGCCAGAACTTTCTGGTACTGCTGATTCTCCTGTTCCTTATGGGGACTCAGAGTGCCTTCTTCGGTCCGGTAAAATACGCCATCATTCCCCAGCATCTGCATGACGATGAACTGGTCGGTGGTAATGCCCTGGTTGAAATGGGTACCTTTGTGGCTATCCTCCTCGGAACCCTTGGAGCAGGGCTATTGGTTGAGTTACCTCAGGCCCATGAGTGGGTAGCCGTGTCGGTTGTTGTGCTCGCGATTCTTGGCTGGCTGTGCGCCCGACAGGTACCGGAAGCCAAAGCTTCTGCGCCGGAACTGGAAGTCAGCTACAACCTGTTCAGCCAGACCCGGAAAATTATGAGAGATGCCCATGGCGATAAAACGGTTTACATTAGCCTTGTGGCCATCTCCTGGTTCTGGGCTATCGGTGCGGCCTACCTGACACAGCTGCCAAACCTTGCCAGTCAGATTTTGTCGGGCAGTCCTCAGGTTGTCAGTATAATGCTCGCCATGTTTACCATTGGCGTTGCAGCAGGATCGCTATTCTGCGGAAGGATTTCCCACGGCAGGGTTGAACCGGGCATTGTGCCTCTGGGAGCTTTTGGCCTGAGCCTGTTTGCACTGGATCTGTTCTTTGCGATTTCACCCAATAGTCAGGAGGCGTTGCTCAGTGTCAGTGAGTTTATAAGGATTCCAGCCAATGTCCGGGTATTGTTTGACCTTGCCATGATTGGCTTTTTTGGCGGACTGTTTATTGTGCCACTGTACGCGATGGTTCAGAAAAGAACCGATGAAAGCCGCCGCGCACGAATGATTGCTGCACTGAACGTTATGAACTCTTCCTACATGGTTGGCAGCGCCGTGTTCGGAATGCTGTTTCTGGGTGTCGCCAATCGAACCATTGAAGAGTTTTTCCTGACCCTGGCGGTTCTGCATGTGACTGTCTGCCTGCTCATCTTCAGAACATCGCCAGAATTCTGGCAACGTTTCAGGATCCGCTTTTCACGCTAG